A region of Chitinophaga flava DNA encodes the following proteins:
- a CDS encoding efflux RND transporter periplasmic adaptor subunit: MKQPIILVGFSLLAAVIWSGCKHSQAEDSEKSTFVLSDTMLKNTRIDTAHLQPVMNEVRLSGKVAPNGGKVLKVYPLVSGYVEDIKVQLGDYVQKGQVLAVIHSAEIADYEKQLAQARSDRSVAEKNLKVAQDLYDSRLSTEKDVVNAKGELHKSEAEITRLNDLFKIYRKGKGATYLVTAPISGYIIEKNINNNMEIRTDNSSNIFTISELDDVWVMANVFETDIAKIKEGYEAEVVTVSYPDQPFHGKIDKINNFLDPATKTMQIRIRIDNKNMLLKPEMFATVYIKYADQDHKIAVPSASIIFDNSKNYVLVFKDKFNISVRQVEVDKTAGDLTYLQSGLQADEKVISKNQLLIYDALKD, from the coding sequence ATGAAACAGCCTATTATCCTCGTTGGCTTTTCGCTGCTGGCAGCAGTTATATGGAGCGGATGCAAACATAGCCAGGCAGAAGATTCAGAAAAGAGCACGTTCGTACTGAGCGATACAATGTTAAAAAACACCCGCATCGATACTGCTCACCTGCAACCAGTGATGAATGAAGTACGTTTATCCGGTAAGGTAGCCCCCAATGGTGGCAAGGTATTGAAAGTATATCCACTGGTGAGTGGTTATGTAGAAGATATTAAAGTACAGCTGGGTGATTATGTCCAGAAAGGACAGGTACTCGCTGTCATCCATAGCGCCGAAATCGCCGACTACGAGAAACAACTGGCCCAGGCCCGTTCCGATCGTTCCGTAGCAGAGAAAAACCTGAAAGTAGCTCAGGACCTGTATGACAGCCGTCTGAGCACGGAAAAGGACGTAGTCAATGCCAAAGGTGAACTGCATAAAAGTGAAGCGGAAATTACCCGCCTCAACGATCTCTTCAAAATATACCGCAAAGGGAAAGGCGCTACTTACCTCGTTACCGCTCCTATCTCTGGTTATATCATTGAGAAGAACATCAACAACAATATGGAAATCCGTACAGACAACAGCTCCAATATCTTCACCATCTCCGAACTGGACGATGTATGGGTAATGGCCAACGTGTTTGAAACAGATATCGCCAAAATCAAGGAAGGTTACGAAGCCGAGGTAGTAACGGTGAGTTATCCCGATCAGCCCTTCCATGGGAAGATTGACAAGATCAACAACTTCCTGGACCCTGCCACCAAAACCATGCAAATAAGAATCCGGATCGATAATAAAAACATGTTGCTTAAACCGGAAATGTTTGCTACTGTTTATATTAAGTACGCAGACCAGGACCACAAGATTGCTGTTCCTTCCGCCTCCATCATCTTTGATAACAGTAAGAACTATGTGCTGGTATTTAAAGATAAATTCAATATCTCTGTAAGACAGGTGGAAGTTGACAAAACAGCTGGTGATCTGACCTATTTACAATCAGGCCTTCAGGCAGATGAAAAAGTAATTTCTAAAAACCAGTTACTGATATACGACGCATTGAAAGATTAA
- a CDS encoding carbohydrate porin, giving the protein MRQLSSSIILIVLFAGKLAGQNKVRDSILPYTFHFQQTLVTQGHFNFPAKYSGVNSFQTSESGKTSITSTIYAGIRPLRNLELYINPELAGGEGLSHATGIAGFPNGEIYRVGDPKPTIYLARAFGAYTLPLTSKTTVDEDDLNNVKGLTPTRYLRFIAGKYSLADFFDLNAFSHDPRTQFLNWALMSNAAWDYPADVRGYNMALTVQYQYDNWMVQVATSLEPLVANGSKLNFNYAKSNGNVLEVTHTHQLKKHEGNIRLMAYLNQAPMGNYKEAITVAAARDTVPDITAVRRNGHTKYGFGINMDQEVGRNAGVFAKASWSDGHNETWAFTEVDQSISAGWLQHGAPWHRPQDNAGVALVVNGLSPDHRHYLEAGGAGFIIGDGKLNYAPEMIAEVFYQLNISRLHIALSPDYQFVLHPAYNKDRGPVHIVGLRTRVAF; this is encoded by the coding sequence ATGAGGCAATTATCATCTTCTATAATACTAATAGTACTGTTTGCAGGTAAACTGGCAGGACAAAACAAGGTAAGGGACAGCATCCTTCCCTATACGTTCCATTTCCAGCAAACGCTGGTGACCCAGGGACATTTTAACTTCCCTGCGAAATATTCCGGCGTCAACAGCTTTCAGACGAGCGAAAGCGGTAAAACATCTATTACCAGTACAATTTATGCAGGCATCCGCCCATTGCGGAACCTTGAACTATATATAAACCCGGAACTTGCTGGTGGTGAAGGTCTCAGCCATGCCACCGGCATTGCGGGTTTCCCAAACGGGGAAATCTACCGGGTGGGTGATCCCAAACCCACTATCTATCTGGCCCGGGCATTTGGTGCGTATACCCTGCCATTAACCAGCAAAACCACTGTAGATGAAGATGATCTGAACAATGTAAAAGGCCTCACTCCTACCCGCTACCTGCGGTTTATAGCCGGCAAGTATTCCCTGGCTGACTTCTTTGACCTAAACGCCTTTAGTCATGATCCCCGTACCCAGTTTCTTAACTGGGCACTTATGAGCAATGCTGCCTGGGACTACCCGGCAGATGTGCGGGGATACAACATGGCCTTAACCGTGCAATACCAGTACGACAACTGGATGGTACAGGTGGCGACTTCTCTGGAGCCGCTGGTGGCCAACGGTTCCAAGTTGAACTTTAATTACGCTAAATCCAACGGAAATGTACTGGAGGTTACGCATACCCATCAGCTGAAAAAGCATGAAGGGAACATCCGGCTGATGGCCTATCTCAACCAGGCGCCTATGGGTAATTACAAAGAAGCTATTACCGTCGCAGCCGCCAGGGACACCGTACCGGATATTACCGCGGTAAGGCGTAATGGCCATACCAAATACGGATTCGGTATCAATATGGACCAGGAAGTCGGCAGAAATGCCGGCGTTTTTGCCAAAGCATCCTGGAGCGATGGACATAACGAAACCTGGGCCTTCACCGAAGTAGATCAATCCATCAGCGCAGGCTGGCTGCAACACGGAGCCCCCTGGCATCGCCCTCAGGACAATGCCGGCGTCGCCCTGGTGGTCAATGGTCTGTCGCCTGACCACCGCCACTATCTTGAGGCCGGAGGCGCAGGGTTCATCATCGGTGATGGCAAGCTGAACTATGCCCCCGAAATGATCGCAGAAGTTTTCTATCAATTAAACATTAGCAGGCTACATATTGCTCTAAGCCCCGATTACCAGTTTGTACTGCATCCCGCCTACAACAAGGACCGTGGGCCCGTACACATCGTCGGATTAAGGACCAGAGTGGCTTTTTAA
- a CDS encoding efflux RND transporter permease subunit, whose protein sequence is MNKFIRNIVAFSLKNKLFVFISVVTLIIAGVVSFLHTPIEAFPDVTNTQIVIVTKWNGRSAQEVERFVTLPIEVSMNAVQRKTSVRSVTMFGLSVVKIIFEDDVEDFFARQQVNNMLAGLGLPEGASPEVQPPYGPTGEIFRYYLKSSKRDSRDLLTWQNWVIDRQIRSVPGVADVVAFGGQEKIYEISADPVRLAKYDITPLELYQAITKSNVNVGGDVIEKNGQAYVVRGIGLLSSISGIQNIIVQNINGVPLLVKDLAAVRESSAPRVGQVGLDKSDDLVEGIVVMRKGENPSEVLKRLKDKLKELNETVLPEDIKMETFYDRDNLMEFCTHTVMHNLAEGIIFVTVIVFIFMADWRTTVIVSIIIPLALLFAFMCLRIKGMSANLLSMGAIDFGIIIDGAVVMVEGIFVMLDHKAHKYGMERFNKMAKLGWIKQTGGELAKAIFFSKLIIIISLIPIFSFQKVEGKMFSPLAWTLGFALLGALLFTLTLVPVLCSILLNKNVKEKNNFVVNFFDRIVTKGFNWTYRNKRLSITCSLAFIVVTFFSAKFLGTEFLPQLNEGSLWVTTELPMSMSLTESVKMAHNIREDLGNFPEVKRVLSQVGRSNDGTDPNGFYFVQYQVDLLPKEEWKRKISQDALIGQMEGRLKKYPGIILNFSQPISDNVSEAVAGFKAANGVKIYGADLTQLESLSQQVIAQLKNVQGIKDLGVIRNIGQPEMSINLDDNKMAQYGVSTGDAQAVIEMAIGGKTATQLYEGEKKFDIRIRYDANYRKNEEDLANLMVPTINNNKVPLKEIAEIRTITGPAFIYRDLNKRFIGIKFSVRDRDLGSTISEAQQKINKAIKLPKGYSVGWTGEFENQVRATQRLGQVVPISLVAIFMVLFIMLGNVKDAGLVLMNVPFALIGGILALHVTGMNFGISAGVGFIALFGICIQNGVILISVFHKNLEARMSLNEAIKLGVQSRIRPVVMTALMAAIGLVPAALSHGIGSETQKPLAIVVIGGLITATVLTLLVFPIIFYSAYKKKVEAL, encoded by the coding sequence ATGAATAAATTCATCAGAAATATTGTAGCTTTTTCGCTTAAAAACAAACTGTTTGTTTTTATCAGCGTTGTCACGCTGATCATAGCGGGGGTGGTTTCTTTCCTGCATACCCCCATCGAAGCATTCCCGGATGTTACCAATACCCAGATCGTGATCGTGACCAAATGGAACGGTCGCAGTGCACAGGAAGTGGAACGTTTTGTAACACTGCCCATAGAAGTATCTATGAACGCAGTACAACGTAAAACCAGCGTACGCTCTGTTACCATGTTTGGTCTTTCTGTGGTAAAAATCATATTTGAAGATGATGTAGAAGATTTTTTTGCGCGGCAGCAGGTGAATAATATGCTGGCAGGCCTTGGCCTGCCTGAAGGCGCATCCCCGGAGGTACAGCCCCCCTACGGCCCTACAGGGGAAATCTTCCGATATTATCTCAAGAGCAGTAAACGTGATTCCCGTGATCTGCTCACCTGGCAGAACTGGGTGATAGACCGTCAGATCCGCAGTGTGCCCGGTGTGGCCGATGTGGTAGCCTTCGGCGGCCAGGAAAAAATCTACGAAATCTCTGCCGACCCGGTACGTCTTGCCAAATATGACATCACTCCATTGGAGCTGTATCAGGCCATTACCAAAAGTAATGTGAACGTAGGTGGTGACGTTATCGAAAAAAACGGGCAGGCTTATGTAGTGCGTGGTATAGGTCTGCTCAGCAGCATCTCCGGCATCCAGAATATCATCGTTCAGAATATCAATGGTGTACCCCTGCTCGTTAAAGACCTCGCCGCTGTACGTGAATCGTCTGCGCCCCGCGTAGGCCAGGTAGGACTGGACAAAAGCGACGACCTCGTAGAGGGTATCGTGGTAATGCGTAAAGGCGAAAATCCTTCCGAAGTACTGAAACGCCTTAAAGACAAACTGAAAGAGCTGAATGAGACAGTATTGCCGGAAGACATCAAAATGGAGACTTTCTACGATCGTGACAACCTGATGGAATTCTGCACGCATACTGTAATGCATAACCTGGCAGAAGGGATCATTTTTGTGACAGTGATCGTATTCATTTTTATGGCCGACTGGCGCACTACCGTGATTGTGTCCATCATCATACCGCTGGCACTGTTGTTTGCCTTCATGTGTCTGCGTATCAAAGGTATGAGCGCCAATCTACTCTCCATGGGAGCCATCGACTTCGGTATCATCATCGATGGTGCTGTGGTAATGGTGGAAGGAATCTTTGTAATGCTCGATCATAAAGCCCATAAATATGGGATGGAGCGGTTCAACAAGATGGCCAAACTCGGCTGGATCAAACAAACCGGCGGAGAGCTGGCTAAAGCCATCTTCTTCTCCAAACTCATTATCATCATCTCTTTGATACCTATCTTCTCTTTCCAGAAAGTGGAAGGTAAAATGTTCTCCCCGCTGGCATGGACGCTGGGCTTTGCCCTGTTGGGCGCATTGCTGTTTACCTTAACATTGGTGCCGGTACTGTGTTCTATCCTGCTTAACAAAAATGTGAAGGAGAAAAACAACTTTGTGGTGAATTTCTTTGACCGCATTGTTACCAAAGGTTTCAACTGGACTTACCGCAACAAACGTCTGAGTATTACCTGCTCACTGGCGTTTATAGTGGTTACATTCTTTTCAGCAAAGTTCCTGGGTACTGAGTTTCTGCCTCAGCTTAATGAAGGCTCACTGTGGGTGACCACGGAGCTGCCAATGAGTATGTCGCTCACTGAGAGTGTTAAGATGGCGCATAACATCCGGGAAGATCTGGGCAATTTTCCTGAAGTGAAGCGGGTATTGTCTCAGGTAGGCCGTTCCAATGACGGTACAGACCCTAACGGTTTTTATTTCGTACAATACCAGGTAGACCTGCTGCCTAAGGAAGAATGGAAACGTAAAATCAGCCAGGACGCTCTGATTGGGCAGATGGAAGGACGTTTGAAAAAATACCCTGGTATTATTCTCAACTTTTCCCAGCCCATCAGTGACAACGTTTCTGAAGCGGTGGCCGGTTTTAAAGCGGCCAATGGTGTGAAAATCTACGGCGCTGACCTTACACAGCTGGAGTCTCTGTCGCAGCAAGTCATTGCACAGCTCAAGAACGTGCAGGGTATCAAGGACCTGGGTGTGATCCGTAATATTGGTCAGCCTGAGATGAGCATCAACCTGGATGACAACAAGATGGCGCAATACGGCGTATCTACCGGTGATGCCCAGGCAGTGATAGAAATGGCGATCGGTGGTAAGACTGCTACCCAGCTGTATGAAGGAGAGAAAAAATTCGATATCCGTATCCGTTATGATGCCAACTATCGTAAAAACGAAGAAGACCTGGCCAATCTGATGGTACCTACTATCAACAATAACAAGGTGCCGCTGAAAGAAATCGCGGAAATCAGGACCATTACCGGTCCGGCTTTCATATACCGTGATCTGAACAAACGTTTCATCGGGATAAAATTTTCGGTGCGTGACCGTGACCTGGGGTCTACCATTAGCGAAGCTCAACAAAAAATTAACAAAGCTATTAAGTTACCCAAAGGTTATAGTGTAGGCTGGACCGGTGAGTTTGAAAATCAGGTGCGGGCCACCCAGAGACTGGGGCAGGTAGTGCCTATCAGCCTTGTGGCCATCTTTATGGTGCTGTTTATTATGTTGGGTAATGTGAAAGATGCAGGACTGGTTTTAATGAATGTTCCTTTTGCCCTGATAGGGGGAATTCTCGCATTGCACGTTACAGGTATGAACTTCGGTATTTCTGCCGGTGTAGGTTTTATTGCCCTGTTCGGCATTTGTATCCAGAATGGTGTAATTCTGATATCAGTGTTTCATAAGAACCTGGAGGCAAGAATGAGTCTGAATGAGGCGATTAAGCTGGGAGTTCAGAGCCGTATCAGGCCAGTAGTGATGACAGCATTGATGGCAGCGATAGGTCTGGTTCCGGCGGCGCTTTCACACGGTATTGGTTCTGAAACCCAGAAGCCGCTGGCGATTGTGGTGATTGGAGGCTTAATTACCGCTACAGTTCTTACTTTACTGGTATTTCCGATTATTTTCTATAGCGCTTATAAGAAAAAAGTGGAAGCACTTTAA
- the trhO gene encoding oxygen-dependent tRNA uridine(34) hydroxylase TrhO, whose product METIKRVTISFYQYAKIQDPQAFRDQLYESLFKLDVFGRIYVANEGINAQISVPEHNFEAFRDALYAIDFLNGIRLNIAVDDDGKSFFVLKIKVRDKIVADGISDPTFDMANRGKYVDAKGFNALTDDPDTVIVDMRNHYEYEVGHFDGAIEIPSDTFRDQLPMAVDMLKDQKDKNIIMYCTGGIRCEKASAYMLHHGFKNVFHLEGGIIEYTNKARQQELPIKFKGKNFVFDDRLGERISEDIISQCHQCGEPCDTHTNCLNDGCHLLFIQCESCAQKYDGCCSDACKDVYALPEEERAELRKGVDKGLMFNKSRRKRLK is encoded by the coding sequence ATGGAAACAATCAAACGCGTTACAATCTCCTTCTATCAGTACGCGAAAATTCAGGATCCGCAAGCTTTCCGCGATCAATTGTACGAATCCCTCTTTAAACTCGATGTTTTCGGACGTATCTATGTTGCCAATGAAGGGATCAATGCCCAGATCAGCGTTCCGGAACACAACTTTGAGGCTTTCCGCGATGCCCTCTACGCTATCGATTTCCTCAACGGCATCCGTCTCAACATCGCTGTAGACGATGATGGCAAGTCTTTCTTCGTACTGAAAATCAAGGTTAGAGACAAAATTGTGGCCGACGGTATTTCTGACCCCACCTTCGACATGGCCAACCGCGGCAAATACGTTGATGCGAAAGGGTTTAATGCACTGACTGACGATCCCGACACAGTCATCGTTGATATGCGTAACCACTACGAGTATGAAGTCGGACATTTTGACGGGGCCATAGAAATTCCCTCTGATACTTTCCGCGATCAGTTACCCATGGCAGTGGACATGCTGAAAGATCAGAAAGATAAAAATATTATCATGTATTGTACGGGGGGAATCCGCTGTGAGAAAGCATCTGCTTATATGCTGCACCACGGCTTTAAGAATGTTTTCCACCTGGAAGGCGGTATTATTGAATATACCAACAAAGCACGGCAACAGGAACTACCCATCAAGTTCAAAGGCAAAAATTTTGTTTTCGATGACCGTCTCGGTGAAAGAATAAGTGAGGATATTATTAGTCAATGTCATCAATGTGGGGAACCTTGTGATACCCACACCAACTGTTTGAATGACGGTTGTCACCTTTTATTCATCCAGTGCGAATCCTGCGCCCAGAAATATGATGGCTGCTGCAGTGACGCCTGCAAGGACGTGTATGCACTGCCGGAAGAAGAAAGAGCTGAACTGCGTAAAGGTGTAGATAAAGGACTGATGTTCAATAAATCCAGAAGAAAAAGACTGAAATAA
- a CDS encoding helix-turn-helix domain-containing protein codes for MIGVRNQDLSKRFGERFRKLREATGLSTREFADTAGIAYSQVWSIESGKGNPTLSTMEAIARALGTDISGLMKDL; via the coding sequence ATGATAGGAGTGCGCAACCAGGATTTATCCAAGAGATTTGGCGAACGATTCCGGAAACTACGTGAGGCGACAGGTCTGAGCACACGTGAATTTGCAGATACAGCCGGCATAGCTTATTCCCAGGTCTGGAGCATAGAATCAGGGAAAGGTAATCCAACTTTGAGTACAATGGAAGCCATTGCTAGAGCACTCGGTACCGATATTTCCGGACTTATGAAAGATTTATAA
- a CDS encoding response regulator transcription factor, whose translation MITRQRKTYKIFWVDDDPFFLNWIIPQVTDQTCFTVHICTNARTALYTIGTASPDIILTNLVMPGMCGLEMIAAIRHQSPSIPIVVVSNRFNDCDKLAAFEAGADCFLSKAGVNGEVIIAGILPYLNRKD comes from the coding sequence ATGATAACCAGGCAGCGCAAGACCTACAAAATTTTCTGGGTAGATGATGACCCCTTTTTTCTGAACTGGATCATCCCTCAGGTAACCGACCAAACCTGTTTTACAGTCCATATCTGTACCAATGCCCGAACAGCACTATACACCATAGGCACAGCCAGTCCGGACATTATACTGACCAACCTCGTCATGCCCGGAATGTGCGGACTTGAAATGATCGCTGCCATCAGGCACCAGAGCCCTTCCATCCCTATTGTGGTAGTTTCCAACAGATTTAATGATTGTGATAAACTGGCAGCTTTCGAAGCGGGGGCCGACTGCTTTCTTTCCAAAGCCGGGGTTAACGGAGAGGTGATCATCGCCGGCATATTACCTTACCTGAACAGAAAAGACTAA
- a CDS encoding DUF5686 family protein — MIKYLPTLFLLLLTTYCEAAIVKGLVTDDKNTPLPFATVLIKGTTIGTTTNAVGQYQLDIAPGGYTLVCQYIGYRKTETTINVDAATQTVNFILLPVNLQIREVVVKAGGEDPAYAIIRAAIKKRAFYQNQVREYTCMSYIKGTMNMKGMPEKFLGKKVDKEDMGVDSAGKGMVFLSESVTKISSRMPDKMKLEVISDRKSGGGFGMSFPAIISFYDNNVSAVITQMGPRGYISPIAENALAYYKYRLEGEFMEDGRMVNRIRVIPRRKHEPLFAGYIFITDNDWRIHSTDLFLTSEYQLELMDTLRIRQTHVPVSGDVWRIKDQVLHIGVNKFGFGMEGNIVNVYSDYNLHPNFPAKFFDNTVIKYDSAFDKKEAHYWDSIRPVPLEVAESRDYHQKDSTAQANKLAAMSGNTLDSMRRKQKPVKVMDVLWNGVNRKSYFRRDSAIVSHDIRLTGLLKALKYNTVEGLVLALEPKFNFNLGEEKQLKVTPYIRYGLSNTHLNAYTFMTYSANSRVRNRYGRNDWTVGGGKRISQFNPDNPIDNIANEFYTLFLKENYMKLYENWFAQLQYSRTFQTNDRLTAGVRYESRIPVENTTDFVIFKNDKKQFTPNHPEDLANVPFNRHQAFIVDLNFRFQPGQQFMELPDRKVPLGSKYPTFELSYSKGIPNVANSIVDFDKWRVSVFDGMNFKLFGEFRYRLTAGGFLNDRNVQIPDFQHFNGNQTFYNTRYLNSFQLAPYYKYSNTAPFFVTANIEHHFNGLLTNKIPLLNRLKWNLVAGSNAFYVNGQNNYVEAFLGLENILKVLRVDVVAGYQSQDDTRVGVRVGFGGVFGNLVRP; from the coding sequence ATGATAAAATACCTACCTACCCTGTTTTTACTGTTGTTGACAACGTACTGTGAAGCCGCTATCGTCAAAGGTCTGGTGACCGATGACAAAAATACGCCATTGCCCTTCGCTACTGTGCTGATAAAGGGCACTACCATCGGTACTACTACCAATGCTGTCGGACAATATCAGCTGGATATTGCTCCTGGAGGCTATACGCTGGTGTGTCAGTATATTGGTTACCGTAAGACGGAGACAACCATTAACGTAGACGCCGCTACGCAAACCGTTAACTTCATCTTGTTACCCGTCAATCTCCAGATCAGGGAAGTGGTGGTGAAAGCCGGTGGGGAAGATCCTGCCTATGCTATAATCCGTGCAGCCATTAAGAAAAGGGCTTTTTATCAGAACCAGGTGCGGGAGTATACCTGTATGTCTTATATCAAGGGTACCATGAATATGAAAGGGATGCCCGAAAAGTTTCTCGGAAAAAAAGTCGATAAAGAGGATATGGGTGTTGATAGCGCCGGAAAAGGGATGGTTTTCCTCTCTGAATCTGTCACTAAGATATCCAGTCGCATGCCCGATAAAATGAAGCTGGAAGTCATTTCCGACAGAAAGAGCGGCGGTGGTTTCGGGATGAGTTTTCCGGCCATTATCAGTTTTTATGATAACAATGTATCCGCTGTTATCACACAGATGGGACCGAGGGGCTATATCTCACCGATTGCAGAAAACGCATTGGCCTATTACAAATACCGCCTGGAAGGTGAGTTTATGGAAGATGGCCGGATGGTCAACAGAATCCGTGTGATACCCCGGCGTAAACATGAGCCGCTGTTTGCCGGGTATATTTTTATTACGGATAATGATTGGCGTATCCATAGCACAGACCTTTTCCTTACCAGCGAATACCAGCTGGAGCTGATGGACACACTCCGTATCCGGCAAACTCATGTGCCTGTATCGGGTGATGTGTGGCGTATTAAAGACCAGGTGTTGCATATAGGCGTCAATAAGTTTGGCTTCGGTATGGAAGGCAATATTGTGAATGTTTATTCCGATTATAATCTTCATCCCAATTTCCCAGCAAAGTTTTTTGACAATACCGTTATTAAATACGATTCCGCTTTCGATAAAAAAGAAGCGCATTATTGGGACAGTATCCGGCCGGTGCCGCTGGAAGTAGCAGAGTCCAGAGACTACCACCAGAAAGATAGCACTGCACAGGCCAACAAACTGGCGGCCATGTCTGGTAATACACTCGACTCTATGCGCCGCAAACAGAAGCCGGTGAAGGTGATGGACGTATTGTGGAATGGTGTTAACCGCAAATCTTATTTCCGCAGAGACAGCGCCATCGTTTCACATGATATAAGACTGACAGGTTTGTTGAAGGCATTGAAATATAATACTGTGGAAGGTTTGGTGCTGGCGCTGGAGCCGAAATTCAATTTTAATCTGGGAGAAGAGAAGCAGTTGAAAGTAACTCCGTATATACGTTACGGTTTGAGCAATACTCACCTGAATGCCTATACGTTTATGACGTATAGTGCCAACAGCCGTGTACGTAACCGTTATGGCCGTAATGACTGGACAGTAGGAGGAGGGAAACGTATCAGCCAGTTCAACCCTGACAATCCGATAGATAATATCGCCAACGAGTTTTATACGCTGTTCCTGAAAGAAAACTATATGAAGCTGTATGAAAACTGGTTCGCTCAATTGCAATACAGCCGTACCTTTCAAACAAATGATCGTTTAACCGCCGGCGTGCGTTACGAAAGCCGGATACCGGTAGAAAACACTACCGATTTTGTGATTTTTAAGAATGATAAAAAACAGTTTACGCCCAATCATCCGGAAGATCTGGCGAATGTACCATTCAACCGGCACCAGGCTTTTATTGTGGACCTGAATTTCCGTTTCCAGCCAGGACAGCAGTTTATGGAGCTGCCGGATCGTAAGGTGCCGCTGGGATCAAAGTACCCTACTTTTGAATTGTCCTATAGTAAAGGGATTCCCAATGTGGCCAATAGCATTGTTGATTTCGACAAATGGCGGGTCTCTGTATTTGACGGTATGAACTTCAAGTTGTTTGGCGAATTCCGCTATCGACTTACTGCTGGTGGTTTCCTAAACGACCGCAATGTCCAGATTCCAGATTTCCAGCATTTTAATGGTAACCAGACATTCTACAATACCCGGTATCTCAACAGTTTCCAGCTGGCGCCATATTACAAATACAGTAATACCGCTCCGTTTTTTGTAACGGCTAATATTGAGCATCATTTTAATGGGCTGCTGACTAATAAAATCCCATTGTTGAATCGTTTGAAATGGAATCTGGTAGCAGGGTCCAATGCTTTTTATGTGAACGGGCAGAATAATTACGTAGAAGCTTTTCTGGGCCTGGAGAACATCCTGAAGGTGCTGAGAGTGGATGTGGTAGCGGGTTATCAGAGCCAGGATGATACACGTGTAGGCGTAAGAGTGGGATTTGGCGGTGTATTCGGAAATCTGGTGCGGCCTTAG
- a CDS encoding O-succinylhomoserine sulfhydrylase: protein MSKENQYQPETNAVRIQTARTNEMEHSTPLFLTSSFCFDNAEEMRATFADETDFNIYSRFSNPNVDEFVQKMCALEGAEAGYATASGMSAIFASFMALLKAGDHVLSARSIFGSTHTVITKFLPKWGIESSYFDLNDPAGIEAMIKPNTRMIFVETPSNPGLEIIDIALLAEIANKHNIILNVDNCFATPVLQRPIEAGAHIVTHSATKWIDGQGRVLGGAIVGKKELIKEIYTFCRSTGPAMSPFNAWVLSKSLETLHVRMERHSDSALKLAQALEGNPHLTSVKYPFLTSHPQYEIARKQMSGGGGIVCFELKGGLQSGVRFLNGLKLLSLTANLGDSRSIASHPASTTHAKLSDAEKATVGITPGLIRISVGLENINDILADIEQALNLSSQG, encoded by the coding sequence ATGAGCAAAGAGAATCAATACCAACCGGAAACCAATGCGGTCAGGATACAAACAGCAAGGACCAACGAAATGGAACATTCCACACCATTGTTCCTGACTTCCAGCTTCTGCTTCGACAACGCGGAAGAAATGAGAGCCACCTTCGCTGATGAAACGGATTTTAATATCTATAGCCGTTTCAGCAATCCCAATGTAGACGAGTTTGTACAGAAAATGTGTGCGCTCGAAGGCGCCGAAGCCGGCTATGCCACAGCTTCCGGCATGAGTGCCATCTTCGCCAGCTTCATGGCCCTGCTCAAAGCCGGAGACCATGTGCTGAGTGCACGCTCTATATTCGGCTCTACACATACCGTTATCACTAAATTTCTGCCTAAATGGGGTATCGAATCTTCTTACTTCGACCTCAACGATCCGGCCGGTATTGAAGCCATGATAAAGCCCAATACACGGATGATCTTCGTGGAAACACCGTCCAACCCGGGACTGGAGATCATCGACATCGCCTTGCTGGCAGAAATCGCCAATAAACATAATATCATTCTCAACGTAGACAACTGCTTCGCTACACCCGTGTTACAAAGGCCTATCGAAGCAGGAGCACATATCGTTACCCACTCCGCCACCAAATGGATCGATGGACAGGGACGCGTGCTCGGTGGCGCTATCGTTGGTAAAAAAGAACTGATCAAGGAGATCTATACTTTCTGCAGAAGTACCGGCCCCGCTATGTCACCTTTCAATGCATGGGTGCTCAGCAAAAGCCTGGAAACACTGCATGTGCGTATGGAGCGCCATTCAGATAGCGCCCTTAAACTGGCACAGGCCCTCGAAGGCAACCCACACCTTACCAGTGTAAAGTATCCTTTCCTGACAAGCCATCCACAATATGAAATCGCCCGCAAACAAATGAGCGGCGGCGGTGGTATCGTTTGTTTTGAGCTGAAAGGAGGCCTCCAGAGTGGTGTCCGTTTCCTCAACGGCCTGAAGCTGCTGTCACTGACAGCCAACCTTGGCGACAGCCGTAGTATCGCCTCTCACCCGGCCAGCACTACACACGCTAAACTAAGCGATGCCGAAAAAGCAACAGTAGGCATCACCCCCGGCCTGATCCGCATCTCCGTAGGACTCGAAAACATCAATGACATACTCGCTGATATCGAACAAGCGCTTAATTTGTCGTCCCAGGGCTAA